AGATTTCGATGAAGTCTAACGAACAAACGTATCTATGTGCCCTTATTGATACCGATAGTATCGACTAAAGCAATAGtcaaatcatcatcataattagatacaagtttaaaattttaaagaaatgtttaggGGATAACGGTACGGTTAGGTCAAAAATCGAAATAAATTCCCATAAATGATAATCAAAAGCTAAATGTCAAGTGTGGCGTGATAAGAATTTAAAATGACGGTTAATCATAGGTTTTGAGAAAAGCGCGCTAAACGGTATGCAAAAGTAATGTCATCTTGGAAATTAcgtcatttatataatatcCTGGCCCTGTGCGCGTTGATGTGATGTTTACACTTGAGAGCTGGTGTAAATTTCAAAGCAGTGAGAAAtgagtgaaatatcatttatatatcacTAACATACCACCTGAAAgcatatatatagaaatatatatttcttaacatATTGCATCCtataaaagttaaatatatctaaaacaaatattaaaatattttaataagttatGTTGGAAAACATTAACCGTTTGAGGAAAGTGCATCAGGTTTTACAttcatttcagtattaaatTTACATGCATGaacgtttttttataaaatgcaattattatgACCAAGCGTGTCAAAGGAATCATTATTTTGTCATAAGTGTGGCATTAAGGATTAACTTGTGAATAAATCTTAGACATAGccatgtttatttaatgacaAATTTTATAGCCATTTAATTTGCTTCGTAATTACAATTAGTGTTGTTAGTATAAATGAACCTAGCACAAATCTTATCTTTATATCACGTAGATCACATTTGACCATCAACCATCAACTACCATAGATGATAATATCGtttaaaattctgaaaaaaaaaactatcatttaaaagcaACGTTAGTTTATAGTAAGACAGTGTTAGACTTGGTTTATAGAGACTTAGTATAGTACAATTTTCAATAACCAATCATACACAACAGTTGTTTGCAAGTATTTACGAACACCGACGATCCGGTTtccaaaatatgtgtttattcgATAACAGCTGAGCAGCAGCGCTGATCAGTCGCAAACGAATGTCAGCGGGACAAGAACAATTTGTATTGCagcaaacataaaaatatatgattgcAGAAGATACATGCTATATTCATTTAACAGAAAACAGTTAATGGTGTTGGATACATTTGACTGAGGTAcgtatcatttaaatatacatacgGCGAATGTAATGTGATTTTATAAATCTCTGgtgtaaatgtattttgaacagCTAAATACGTATTGCGTTCAAGGAGGAAAAAACACATACAGCTATGTAAGAAGaagataatgtttaaaaaatgtgagCATTGCGTAGTGTATCTACCTGAATTCAGAGGAATGTCAGACGTATCGCTAACAGTTTACAAAAACTATAAGTATGAGCTATATGCCTTTCACAATCGCTTATTAAATGCAAAGCAAAACCTTCCTCAATACGCTAAAGCAAGCAATGAACTTTAAATATCCGACTAACAAATAAGCCAGCGTTTGGATAGCCTAATTaatctttatattaaatattgatgccGTTTGACCACATATAATGTTGGTACCATTTGAAAGGTATTTAATGGCTGATtactaatatgtaaatattagttttcaaacgtgtatgatatatatttgtattacatattgtatatttgctcttttgttgaacttaaattggacataaaatgacatattttgcaaCCAATGAAGGTTTAAAGGCACGTAGAAGATTTGTTATTCACAATCCTCTTTTAAGTTTACTTTTATGGtatgttatctttaaacacATCTGCTGGCTTTCTTTCAGACAAGGCCTTGTTGCAAATAATACAATCGCAATACAGGGACAATATGTGTTTTGTCACCTTGTTTAAATGACTCAAAGTTTAAAGTGGCACAACATAGgttgatattaaacaaaatatttaagctatacaGTCGATATTTTGACGCTTTTTTAACTCTGAAAATTGTGACAACGTGGATTAAAATCAAAACGCCCAATCGATTTTAACgataaacaaatcatatttgtatatgtattgattattAATGTCAAATCCGTCACAAATgtactaaatttaaaaaagtacattcattttcaaatgcgTATAATTGGACTTAAGTACACGCATTCATTAGCAagacatattttacatgtatacactcgaaacaaacaatttgatgatattaaagcaaacaataatatacaatCACATTTATAGAAGAAATGCTGCCTATTAGATATACTCTTCTATTGTTCTCACCCTGTTGCAAACTCATTCGATATTTTCGACAGCCACTCtcagaataaaatgtaaattgtcaGAATTATGAATCTATTTTGCAGCATCTTGGATATCAAATATTCATATTGGAATGGccaatacttcaaaaatcagtcaagcattatgtttatttttaggaCAGAATACCACCGATTAGAGAAAACTACCGTCTGGAATTCTGAGCGTTAGCGGAATACAGGACTAGCCATGCTATGAAAGTTCAATACAATATAAAGGAATCAATAGAAACTCTTTGAAGAAAGATCAAGTAACGTAAggaatttgaaaagaaaatcgaCAGTAGAAATACAAAGGATAAAGTGACAGTAAAAGTACAAAGGATACAGTAGAAAACGTGAGGGAAGAAATAAGAAATAGAAAGTGGCAGTGTAAATCAGACGGATAAAGTGACATTAAAATGAGAAGTATAAGACGAAAACACACTTCAACGCAAAAACAGGATTACAAACGAGCGACTTTTTGATATAAactatattaaatgaaacaaattccAATAATGACTGATGCAAAGTATTAACAGTAGTATGATAAATAGATATAGGAACGTAGCGCAAAATCGATAAGCGTAATCAGCACTAAAAGCAGTTTAGCAATTAAACGAAGAAAgaaacatgtacaatataacAACTGCAATAATCCCCTTGGTGACTTTGACCATTATGGAACACGTAACAGGGAACCATGGTAACACGACGGCTAAAGACAGTGGTGCATATCAATGGTTTACGGACCCCACGGATGTTATTAAGCTTTTATTGATAGTAATCGGATTTTTAGcaaatgttttttcaataatggCTACTTTAAACGTTCCTCGCGAGCGATGGTCACCGTATAACACCCTGATCATTAACTTGTGTGTGTCTGATATCATCGTGATACTCTCCTGTGTGTTTAATGATATTCTCACGCTTAAACATCGCCATCACCCTTGCACGCCTGTTCTCAGAAAAATGTTCCTTAATGTCGCGCTGACATCAACATTATTCAACCTTGTTTTGATGGCTGTAGACCATTACGTCGCTATTATGCAGGCCTTATATTACGAGCGCATTTTCTCCAAGCAAAAAGTGAAAATCATTATTGCAGCTTTATGGACGACAAGCATGTTCTGCGGAGTGTTGGATTTATTTGTAAGTATATCAAGCTTTCGGGCAGAAGAAGCAACATTTTGTGGTCATGTTAATACTGTGAATAGAACAACATTTAACTACGAACTTGtcattgtcatatttattttcatcgtTCTAGTCGGACTTTTGATCATCTACACACGGATCTACTACCAAGTAAGGAAACTAGTTCGGGATGACCGCCATAATCGGTTAGAAAGTTCCCATTCCATGAAAGCCATTGTCACAACATTCCTTATAATTGGGACATTTTCACTTTGTTGGTGCCCAATAGGATTATACCATACCGTATTGTACATATTGAGACCCGACTATTCCAAAATGACTGAAGCTACCATCGACCGACTGCTCCTAGTTAACTCCATTTTGTTCCTGTTCCtcatattaaacacaatatgCGATCCTGTTATTTACGCCGTGAGAAGATCAGAAGTGCAGCAAGGCTATATTCGAGTATACAACAAACTTCTACGAAAAAGGAGGAGGTCTTCGTTTTATGAGAACGAAATGCACTCATATTTTAGGCGCAGAAACAATTCGCTGGATACGGAAAAGGCTGACTTTACGATTGTTACAAGACTGAGTATCTCCGACAAGACAAACTTAACATGTGCTTCACATGGCACGTCGCCTAATGACAGCAGTGTACACTCTACTGGGTTTGATAGGGGCATTTTTAAAAATCGTTAACAGAtgcaatacatattttttatctgtaataACAATCAATGTTTACTTATTGAAAGTATTATTATGAAGCATATAATAATTTGTGTCGTATTACTATATTaatgacatatttaaaatgaaagctttttagTGACGACTACTTGGGAATCTTTTGATAACAGGCTTCAACAAGAAACTgcagtatatttatattaatggtGTTGTGTGTATGAATCTGTTTGTACTTAATGTGGTGGGCAAATACAATTCGAGTTGGCCCTTATCGGCATGCAAACCCTCCATAAGTAATATTACATATAAACGttcaagaaatttaaatgaatattttaacacaCACATACTACACATTCATAGCAGAACCTATCTCTGGCTTTGATGTTGAGTTATGCCACTTCTTCCACAGAACAGAAGAACATTGGAGTCGCTTTCGTTCAGTATTACAAGGATACTATtatcaatgataaaaatgtgatttggtTTGCTGTCTGATTATGAAATTAACGTATACAATTCGGTCTTTACAGAGAAtttaatttaagcctgaaaaggCTATAcgaattcaattattttacttGGCTTGTTGAAATAAGACATTACTTAGTCCATACCAGAGAGTGTTGAGTGaacgaaataaaacaatatgtattaaattaaacatatctgacatatttttattttttaattactcAGACCgatgcattttatttcataagcaTTACAAAGCCGACAagaaaacaatgtattataaTGAAGAATGAACGTGTCCTGTTATCATTGTAATTGAACACTGGCAACCTGCTGTGATAATGTCACAGGAGTACAAAGTATGATCAAATAACCTTATCAATTGTACACTTTATTTAGAGCTTTGGGATATTCATACTGATTTCTGTTGATAACGTGAACAAATTGGATTAGAGACTGTAGCTCATAATTATTCACGaaatatgatgattgttttCGGTTTGATGCATTGAATTCAATAACATTAAATGTCGTTGCATATTTTCGACGAATGTGTTGTTTAAATGAAAgcttaatttaaacaaaagcctgattaaagtaaaataataagaaagtgTTAATGAAGCTCAACACTCTAAACACCAACCATTTTGCAACACATATTTATGTATCGTTTGGTAAAGAACGGTACCTCAATATGAACTAATCATTGACTTTCAACGTTGAACTGTCTGGCCTCCCCCATTGACTTAAGAATCGTCAATGAGAACAAGCtctttatcaaacatatttttaaaacgttCAACAAAACGTCCTGCACGGTATTTCTACTTCCAATGGTTCAATTAAAGAGTACAACGTGAACTGCGTTGTAGTGTTTTcattaattacatgtacataacgACCtgacaatgatgacaataaataaaGCGTATAATACAAAATCCGTCGTAGCATCAGAATGAACCCTTTGTCTTGACTCTTAAGGACAACATGAATTAATGTGCGAATGTTTGTATACTTTTGGTAGTGAACATGTTAATGCTATCCGActtgcaaaaatatattcatttatggTTTTGGCTAAATACAATCTTGGTAAGAAAGGTATACTCTATTAGGGACAAGTGTGAAGTTATGACCGCACAAACTAGTTAAGAAGACTCATGTTCCTGTGCACTCGTGTTTCATTGACCATTTCAAGGCAATACTgatcatttatcggtaaagtTATGACGATGCGTTTATGGTGGTGCTGtgttatacgtttgtgtctcagGTTTTTTTGGGGGCCCTTGCCTTGTCtcttaacagtttttttttatttaagtctactgggcttgtttctgtatttttcattttatttttgctacTTGATAAACAACATACACCATTTGACATTGCTAAGATATCGTTGTATTCGCTTGTCCTTTTCTATACGTCActtgatattgttttctttaaaacaagagcttttgttaaaatgtgtttgtcaaTACAGATTCATTTAGTTCTGGTTTTAACGAGTGTAATGATTAGTTTGAGTTAATGATTGACCAGGCGCCTATTGGCAATAAGGTATTAAGTTTACAAAtgatatgttcatattttgtgaataaataataacagaTAGTTTATAGTAATTATATACAAAGCAACCTGTTCCTACTACCGTTTTAGGGGCATTTATTGTACAAAGGCAAACGAGAAATCCTGAGAGTTATATGCATTAGTTTGCTCACAAATGAATTGTAATGTTAAAAATGAGCAACATGTTAAACAAACTTGTAGAAAGAAATGAAAGCTTCTTAAATGATTTCGTATTTAGATTGATATTGTAGGAGCTGCTCTTCTTTCAATGAATCATACGATTTGTTGTTAATACTTTCaagttgtatttatattatatattttccccaataaacattaaattccTTGATATTCTATTGATACGCATGCTACCAAATTACTTCATAGTAAAacacgatttttttttagtCTTTCATGTTTCATTCTGCCGTTTTATGCGTTTTCTATACTAATAAAGAACTACTGGGTTTCGAATTGCCTCCTAAGCAAATGGTTTTGGAGTCCATTAAGCGTCATTTGTCtgttaaatatgattttctataaatgtataaaatttcTGGATTTTggaatgcaaaaaaaaaccaaTTACCCTCCAAACATAACGACTAATAACTGTTTATACATTGCTTATTGATTTTTTCAACGATAAAATGCCTACTTCTAACAACCAGAAAAAAATGAGATGACCGTGTCAAATCCCTCTTTGACTGTTACAAATAGCCTAAGCCCGCCTTGGGAGATAcgatattcaaaacaaaaacgaacTCAACAGAAAACTTTGACATATATAAGCGCAAAATTTATTTTACCCAATACAAAGCTGAAAACGCCTTCTAAGCAGGTGTCCAAATCAAGAAAtctaatattgttttgaaagagTATCACAGGTTATCTTCGTATTGCACTTTTAAACCCAGCATTCCGACATACAAGACTTCGCTTTGTGGACTTAAGGTTAAAAAGGAGGCAGTTTTATGGTAAGATATGCCGCCATACAGCCTACTGTTTTCATGATTGTTTTCATGTTGGTCAAGGTATTTCGCATAGGCCATtgtttcaacaacaaaacaacaaaacaagcACAACACCGCATGGTAAAAATGTCAAGTGACCTAATTTATTCCTTCCAAAGGCATTAAATCCGATCCACTATATAACCATCCACATTCAGCCCAAATCATACTGGACAGTGCCACAGCACCATAGCAAGTGCAGCAGCGCCAgtacttttataattatgtgcatatttcctttttaagaagagcTTGTGAGTAGTAATGTTTGCCGACGTAACAAATTCACATAACAGTTCTATTGGTATG
This genomic stretch from Mya arenaria isolate MELC-2E11 chromosome 10, ASM2691426v1 harbors:
- the LOC128204116 gene encoding melanocortin receptor 5-like; translated protein: MYNITTAIIPLVTLTIMEHVTGNHGNTTAKDSGAYQWFTDPTDVIKLLLIVIGFLANVFSIMATLNVPRERWSPYNTLIINLCVSDIIVILSCVFNDILTLKHRHHPCTPVLRKMFLNVALTSTLFNLVLMAVDHYVAIMQALYYERIFSKQKVKIIIAALWTTSMFCGVLDLFVSISSFRAEEATFCGHVNTVNRTTFNYELVIVIFIFIVLVGLLIIYTRIYYQVRKLVRDDRHNRLESSHSMKAIVTTFLIIGTFSLCWCPIGLYHTVLYILRPDYSKMTEATIDRLLLVNSILFLFLILNTICDPVIYAVRRSEVQQGYIRVYNKLLRKRRRSSFYENEMHSYFRRRNNSLDTEKADFTIVTRLSISDKTNLTCASHGTSPNDSSVHSTGFDRGIFKNR